Proteins encoded by one window of Clostridium bornimense:
- a CDS encoding PTS transporter subunit IIBC, with protein MKKFKLGSFDFWQKFGKALLVVVAVMPAAGIMISLAKLLGMTSDASIITTISRVMEDIGWAIIGNLHVLFAVAIGGSWAKERAGGAFAGLLSFILINRITGAIFGVTSDMLADADATVNSLLAGSLPVGDYFTSILGAPALNMGVFVGIVSGFLGAVIYNKFYNFNKLPEALGFFNGKRFVPFVVIGGSVVTAIVLSLFWPFIQSALNGFGQWIASSKDTAPVLAPFVYGTLERLLLPFGLHHMLTIPMNYTELGGVYTTLAGTTVAGQDPLWLAWVTDLNTLKDAGDTAAYTALLNDVTPARFKVGQVILSCASLIGVACAMYKNVDADKKHKYKSMFFSAALAVFLTGVSEPIEFMFMFVSPILFVAYAIMTGLAFALADIINLRVHAFGVIELITRIPMMIKAGLLGDIINFLIACVGFFVLNFFVCSFLIKKFNIATPGRNGNYIDDEGEENTTNAKVDSKTANDEQCIKIIELLGGKENIVDVDACMTRLRVTVKDSSVVGDEKAWKACGALGLVLKDKGVQAIYGPKADVLKSNIQDILGV; from the coding sequence ATGAAGAAATTTAAATTGGGATCATTTGATTTTTGGCAAAAATTTGGTAAAGCTCTATTAGTTGTAGTTGCTGTAATGCCAGCAGCAGGTATAATGATTTCTTTAGCTAAGTTACTAGGAATGACATCAGATGCGAGCATTATAACTACAATATCAAGAGTTATGGAAGATATAGGTTGGGCTATAATTGGTAATTTACATGTACTATTTGCAGTTGCTATTGGTGGTTCTTGGGCTAAAGAACGTGCCGGCGGAGCATTTGCAGGACTATTATCTTTTATACTTATTAATAGAATAACAGGAGCTATTTTTGGGGTAACTTCTGATATGTTAGCAGATGCAGATGCTACAGTAAATTCTTTATTAGCTGGTTCATTGCCAGTTGGAGATTATTTTACTTCTATACTTGGTGCGCCAGCACTTAACATGGGAGTTTTCGTTGGTATAGTTTCAGGGTTCTTAGGAGCTGTAATATATAACAAATTCTATAACTTCAACAAACTACCAGAAGCATTAGGTTTCTTTAATGGTAAGAGATTTGTACCATTTGTAGTTATCGGTGGATCAGTTGTAACAGCAATCGTATTATCATTATTCTGGCCATTTATTCAAAGTGCATTAAATGGATTTGGACAATGGATTGCATCATCTAAAGATACTGCACCAGTATTAGCACCATTTGTATATGGAACATTAGAAAGATTATTATTACCATTTGGATTACATCATATGCTAACAATTCCAATGAACTATACAGAACTTGGAGGAGTATATACAACTTTAGCAGGTACAACAGTTGCGGGACAAGATCCATTATGGTTAGCATGGGTTACAGACTTAAATACTTTAAAAGATGCAGGAGACACTGCAGCATATACAGCTTTATTAAATGATGTTACACCAGCAAGATTCAAGGTTGGTCAAGTAATATTATCTTGTGCATCACTTATCGGTGTTGCATGTGCAATGTACAAAAATGTTGATGCAGATAAGAAGCATAAATATAAATCAATGTTCTTCTCAGCAGCACTTGCAGTATTTTTAACAGGTGTATCAGAACCAATCGAATTTATGTTCATGTTTGTATCACCAATATTATTTGTAGCATATGCAATTATGACAGGTTTAGCTTTCGCATTAGCAGATATAATTAATTTAAGAGTACATGCATTTGGTGTTATAGAGTTAATTACTCGTATACCAATGATGATAAAAGCAGGATTACTTGGAGATATAATTAACTTCTTAATAGCATGCGTAGGATTCTTTGTATTAAACTTCTTTGTATGTAGTTTCTTAATTAAGAAATTCAATATAGCTACTCCAGGACGTAATGGTAACTATATTGATGATGAAGGAGAAGAAAATACAACTAATGCTAAAGTAGATTCAAAGACAGCTAATGATGAACAATGTATTAAAATAATTGAATTATTAGGTGGAAAAGAAAATATCGTAGATGTAGATGCTTGTATGACAAGACTTAGAGTTACAGTAAAGGATTCTTCAGTAGTTGGAGATGAAAAGGCTTGGAAGGCATGTGGTGCATTAGGACTTGTTTTAAAAGATAAAGGAGTTCAAGCTATTTACGGACCAAAGGCTGATGTGTTAAAATCTAATATACAAGATATATTAGGAGTGTAA
- the gltB gene encoding glutamate synthase large subunit, with product MKFNSIPQAQGLYNPLFEKDACGIGAIAHIKGKKSHHIIKDVLDILVKLEHRGGAGAEKNTGDGAGILIQLPHKFFKKQQLGFNIGEEGDYAVAMMFLPVDENDRKEAKVVFEKAMKSEGLKFLGWREVPVNPSNLGETALEAMPHIVQGFVERPTDIEKGQAFERKLYVARRVAEKEATQILQDKTFYACSFSSKTIVYKGMLLSTQVEEFFLDLQDEDMESAIGMVHSRFSTNTFPSWERAHPNRCMIHNGEINTIRGNANWIHTREDRFESDVFKDDLKKVLPVINREGSDSAMFDNTLEFLVMNGRTLPETVMMLIPEPWSKNKDMDKTKRDFYEYQSTLMEPWDGPAAVVFTNGDIMGASLDRNGLRPARYYVTNDDYLILASEVGVLDIPEENIKEKQRLHPGRMLLVDTVKGEVVDDKKLKEQYASAKPYGEWLEKNLVKIENISSEGFKEESFDESKRLILQRNFGYTYDELTSAILPMSEKGEEALAAMGVDTPLAVLSDRPQPLYNYFKQLFAQVTNPPIDAIREVIVTSSRMYLGPEGNLLNPNETNCRRVKLTSPIISNEEMYKVLNLDNQGFKVEVLPIVFDAKGGDLKKALDDLFAKADKAIEDGATILVLSDRMVDENNAGIPALLATSGLHQHLIRTAKRTSVSIVLESGEPREIHHFATLLGFGVNAVNPYLAFDTISDLIEKGMLKDTYEHGVKNFIKACNKGIVKILSKMGISTIQSYNGAQIFEAIGISKEVVDEYFTSTACRIDGVGLNEIAEETLKRHKNAYDELSVEVTLDSEGSHGYRSNKEEHLYNPLTIHKLQNSCRNKDYKEFKEYTAMLSGDEKVINLRNIIDFDYSGEEIPLDEVESVESIVKRFKTGAMSYGSISKEAHECLAIAMNRIGGKSNTGEGGEERERFVRDANGDLRSSAIKQVASGRFGVTAEYLVNAKEIQIKMAQGAKPGEGGQLPAKKVYPWVAKARHSTTGVGLISPPPHHDIYSIEDLAQLIYDLKNANRDARISVKLVSEAGVGTVAAGVAKAGAEVILISGYDGGTGASPRTSIANAGLPWELGLAETHQTLVMNKLRDRVVIETDGKLMTGRDLAIAALLGAEEYGFATAPLVVMGCVMMRVCNLDTCPVGIATQNKELRKRFKGNPDHVVNFMTFIAMELREYMAKLGFRTVEEMIGRTDKLKVKKDVKGWKAKKVDLEKILHNPSVPQGVAISCTHPQPINLENTIDLQVLVPRCKNAIEKGEKVSFEVDVKNINRSFATILSSEVTKVYGQDGLPADTIHIKANGAGGNSFGAFVNNGITLEIEGDCNDYLGKGLCGGKISVYPHRNSKIVAEDNIIAGNVTLYGATSGEVYINGIAGERFAVRNSGAIAVVEGVGDHGCEYMTGGRVVVLGEIGRNFAAGMSGGIAYILDETGNNKGKINTDMVDLQQLSSEDIEELRTILEAHIENTNSNKGKSVLENLDALSNKFIKVMPRDYNRMITTIKELEGEGYSREEAELAAFEKNNALNTK from the coding sequence ATGAAATTTAACAGTATTCCACAAGCACAGGGTTTATATAACCCATTATTTGAAAAAGATGCCTGTGGTATAGGTGCAATTGCCCATATCAAAGGTAAAAAATCACATCATATAATTAAAGATGTGTTAGATATTTTAGTTAAGCTTGAGCACAGAGGGGGTGCTGGAGCAGAAAAGAATACTGGAGATGGTGCAGGTATTCTTATTCAATTACCACACAAATTTTTCAAAAAGCAACAATTAGGATTCAATATTGGTGAAGAGGGAGATTATGCTGTAGCAATGATGTTCCTGCCAGTAGATGAAAATGACAGAAAAGAAGCTAAAGTAGTCTTTGAAAAAGCCATGAAAAGTGAAGGCTTAAAATTCTTGGGATGGAGAGAAGTACCAGTTAATCCTTCTAATTTAGGAGAAACTGCTTTAGAAGCAATGCCACATATAGTACAAGGATTTGTTGAAAGACCTACTGATATAGAAAAAGGACAAGCGTTTGAACGCAAGTTATATGTTGCAAGAAGAGTTGCCGAAAAAGAAGCTACACAAATACTTCAAGATAAGACTTTTTATGCATGTAGCTTTTCAAGTAAAACTATAGTATATAAAGGTATGCTTTTATCAACACAAGTTGAAGAATTTTTCTTAGATCTTCAAGATGAAGATATGGAAAGTGCAATAGGTATGGTACACTCTAGATTCTCAACTAATACATTTCCAAGTTGGGAAAGAGCTCATCCTAACAGATGTATGATTCATAATGGAGAAATTAATACAATAAGAGGAAATGCAAATTGGATTCATACTAGAGAAGATAGATTTGAATCAGATGTTTTTAAAGATGATTTAAAGAAAGTTCTTCCAGTTATAAATAGAGAAGGTTCAGATTCTGCAATGTTTGATAACACATTAGAATTTTTAGTTATGAACGGTAGAACTTTACCAGAAACAGTAATGATGCTTATTCCAGAACCTTGGAGTAAAAATAAGGATATGGATAAGACAAAGAGAGACTTTTATGAATATCAATCTACTTTAATGGAACCATGGGATGGTCCTGCAGCGGTAGTATTTACTAATGGAGATATCATGGGAGCGTCTCTTGATAGAAATGGTCTTAGACCAGCAAGATATTATGTAACTAATGATGATTACTTAATACTTGCATCAGAAGTTGGTGTATTAGATATACCAGAAGAAAATATAAAAGAAAAACAAAGACTTCATCCAGGTAGAATGTTACTTGTTGATACTGTAAAAGGTGAAGTTGTTGATGATAAAAAATTAAAAGAACAATATGCTTCTGCAAAACCATATGGAGAATGGTTAGAGAAGAATCTTGTTAAAATAGAGAATATCTCATCAGAAGGATTTAAAGAAGAATCATTCGATGAAAGTAAGAGATTAATTCTTCAAAGAAACTTTGGATATACTTATGATGAATTAACATCAGCAATACTTCCAATGAGTGAAAAAGGTGAAGAAGCTTTAGCAGCTATGGGTGTAGATACACCACTTGCAGTTCTTTCTGATAGACCACAACCACTTTATAACTACTTTAAGCAACTATTTGCGCAAGTTACAAATCCGCCAATTGATGCTATTAGAGAAGTTATTGTAACATCTTCAAGAATGTACTTAGGACCAGAAGGAAATCTTTTAAATCCTAATGAAACAAATTGTAGAAGAGTAAAATTAACATCACCTATTATTTCAAATGAAGAAATGTATAAGGTGTTAAATCTTGATAATCAAGGATTTAAAGTTGAAGTTCTTCCAATAGTATTTGATGCTAAAGGTGGAGACTTAAAGAAAGCTTTAGATGACTTATTTGCCAAAGCTGATAAAGCTATTGAAGATGGTGCTACTATATTAGTACTTAGCGATAGAATGGTTGATGAAAATAATGCTGGAATTCCTGCCTTATTGGCAACATCAGGATTACATCAACATTTAATTAGAACTGCTAAGAGAACATCTGTATCTATAGTATTAGAATCAGGAGAACCAAGAGAAATTCATCATTTTGCTACATTACTTGGTTTTGGTGTTAATGCAGTAAATCCATATCTTGCATTTGATACAATTAGTGATTTAATTGAAAAAGGCATGCTAAAAGACACTTATGAACATGGAGTTAAAAACTTCATAAAAGCATGTAATAAAGGTATAGTTAAAATACTTTCTAAGATGGGTATTTCAACAATTCAATCTTACAATGGTGCTCAAATATTTGAAGCTATCGGTATTTCAAAAGAAGTTGTTGATGAATACTTTACATCTACTGCCTGCAGAATTGATGGTGTAGGATTAAATGAAATTGCAGAAGAAACTTTAAAACGTCATAAAAATGCTTATGATGAGTTATCAGTAGAAGTAACTTTAGATTCAGAAGGAAGTCATGGATATAGAAGCAATAAAGAGGAACATTTATATAATCCTCTTACAATTCATAAGTTACAAAATTCATGTAGAAATAAAGACTACAAAGAATTTAAAGAATATACTGCTATGTTATCTGGAGATGAAAAAGTAATAAATCTTAGAAACATAATAGATTTTGACTATAGTGGAGAAGAAATTCCACTAGATGAAGTAGAATCAGTAGAATCTATCGTTAAGAGATTTAAAACAGGAGCTATGTCTTATGGATCAATTTCAAAAGAAGCTCATGAATGTTTAGCAATTGCTATGAACAGAATCGGTGGTAAATCAAATACCGGTGAAGGTGGAGAAGAAAGAGAAAGATTTGTAAGAGATGCAAATGGAGACTTACGTTCTTCAGCTATTAAGCAAGTAGCTTCAGGTAGATTTGGTGTTACTGCTGAATATTTAGTAAATGCTAAAGAAATTCAAATAAAGATGGCACAAGGTGCAAAACCAGGTGAAGGTGGTCAGCTACCAGCTAAGAAGGTTTATCCATGGGTAGCTAAGGCTAGACATTCTACAACTGGGGTAGGACTTATATCACCACCACCACACCATGATATTTATTCAATAGAAGATTTAGCTCAATTAATATATGACTTAAAGAATGCTAATAGAGATGCTAGAATATCTGTAAAGCTTGTTTCAGAAGCTGGTGTAGGAACAGTTGCTGCCGGTGTTGCTAAAGCAGGAGCAGAGGTTATATTAATTTCTGGATATGATGGAGGTACAGGAGCATCTCCAAGAACTAGTATCGCTAATGCAGGGCTTCCATGGGAATTAGGTCTTGCAGAAACTCATCAAACTCTTGTAATGAATAAATTAAGAGATAGAGTTGTTATTGAAACAGATGGTAAGCTTATGACTGGTAGAGACTTAGCTATTGCTGCATTACTTGGTGCAGAAGAATATGGCTTTGCAACAGCACCATTAGTAGTAATGGGTTGTGTTATGATGAGAGTATGTAATTTAGATACTTGTCCAGTTGGTATAGCTACTCAAAATAAAGAGTTAAGAAAAAGATTCAAAGGTAATCCAGATCATGTAGTTAACTTTATGACATTCATAGCTATGGAACTAAGAGAATACATGGCTAAATTAGGATTTAGAACTGTAGAAGAAATGATCGGTAGAACTGATAAGTTAAAGGTTAAGAAAGATGTAAAAGGATGGAAGGCTAAGAAGGTAGATCTTGAAAAGATTTTACACAATCCTTCAGTACCACAAGGTGTAGCTATTTCATGTACACATCCACAACCAATTAATTTAGAAAATACTATTGATTTACAAGTTTTGGTTCCAAGATGTAAGAATGCTATTGAAAAAGGTGAAAAAGTTAGTTTTGAAGTTGATGTAAAAAATATAAACAGAAGTTTCGCAACTATTTTATCATCAGAAGTTACAAAGGTATATGGACAAGATGGTTTACCAGCAGATACTATACACATAAAAGCAAATGGAGCTGGAGGAAATTCATTTGGTGCCTTTGTTAATAATGGTATAACACTTGAAATTGAAGGGGATTGTAACGATTATCTTGGTAAAGGACTATGTGGTGGTAAGATTTCTGTTTACCCTCATAGAAACTCAAAAATTGTTGCAGAAGATAATATAATTGCTGGTAATGTTACATTATATGGAGCAACTAGTGGTGAGGTTTATATCAATGGTATAGCAGGAGAAAGATTTGCTGTTAGAAATTCTGGTGCGATAGCAGTAGTGGAAGGTGTAGGAGATCACGGATGTGAATATATGACTGGTGGTAGAGTTGTTGTTCTTGGTGAAATAGGAAGAAACTTTGCAGCTGGTATGTCTGGTGGTATAGCATATATACTTGATGAAACTGGTAATAATAAAGGTAAGATTAATACTGACATGGTAGACTTACAACAATTATCTAGTGAAGATATTGAAGAGTTAAGAACAATATTAGAAGCTCATATAGAAAATACTAATTCTAATAAAGGTAAATCAGTATTAGAAAACTTAGACGCATTATCTAATAAGTTCATTAAAGTAATGCCAAGAGATTACAATAGAATGATTACAACAATAAAAGAATTAGAAGGCGAAGGCTATTCAAGAGAAGAAGCAGAACTTGCAGCTTTTGAAAAGAACAACGCATTAAATACTAAATAG
- a CDS encoding glutamate synthase subunit beta has product MGKPTGFMDYERKVAESKDPKERIKDWNEFHTPLSKEEQEIQGARCMNCGVPFCQSGIIINGGATGCPLNNLIPEWNDLIYRGLWKEAADRLMKTSCFPEFTGRVCPALCEAGCTCGINGPAISIKENELSIIERAFEEGWVKPIIPKYRTGKKVAIVGSGPAGLTTAVYLNRRGHEVTVFERHDRIGGLLMYGIPNMKLEKHIIDRRVNLMKEEGINFKVNTEVGVDIKGEELLKEFDAVVLAGGASNPRDLKVKGRELKGIEFAVDFLSANTKSLLDSNLEDGKYTSAKDKNVIVIGGGDTGNDCVGTSMRHGCASLVQFEIMDKLPEGRTASNPWPQWPRVLKVDYGQEEFEAVFGKDPREYVTTVKEFIGDENGNVKEAITVNVKWEKNETGRMIPVEIPGTEKTWKADLVLLAMGFVGSENTLPNTFGVELDARTNVKAEYGKFKTNVDKVFAAGDMRRGQSLVVWAMNEGKACAAEVDKYLNK; this is encoded by the coding sequence ATGGGAAAACCAACCGGATTTATGGATTATGAGCGTAAGGTTGCTGAAAGCAAAGATCCGAAGGAAAGAATAAAGGATTGGAATGAATTTCATACTCCTCTCTCAAAAGAGGAGCAAGAAATTCAAGGCGCTCGTTGTATGAATTGTGGAGTTCCATTTTGTCAATCAGGTATTATTATTAATGGTGGAGCAACAGGATGTCCATTAAATAACTTAATTCCTGAATGGAATGATCTTATATATAGAGGATTATGGAAAGAAGCAGCAGATAGATTAATGAAAACTAGTTGCTTCCCAGAGTTTACTGGTAGAGTATGTCCGGCTCTTTGCGAAGCAGGATGTACTTGTGGAATTAATGGTCCAGCTATATCAATAAAAGAAAATGAGCTTTCAATTATTGAAAGAGCATTTGAGGAAGGATGGGTAAAACCTATTATTCCAAAGTATAGAACTGGTAAAAAAGTAGCCATTGTAGGATCAGGACCAGCAGGACTTACTACAGCAGTTTATTTAAATAGAAGAGGTCATGAGGTAACTGTATTTGAAAGACATGATAGAATAGGTGGTCTTTTAATGTATGGTATACCTAATATGAAGTTAGAAAAGCATATTATTGATAGAAGAGTTAATCTTATGAAAGAAGAAGGAATTAACTTTAAAGTCAATACTGAAGTTGGGGTAGATATAAAAGGTGAAGAATTATTAAAAGAGTTCGATGCCGTAGTATTAGCAGGGGGAGCAAGTAATCCAAGAGATCTTAAGGTTAAAGGAAGAGAACTTAAGGGAATTGAATTTGCTGTTGACTTCTTAAGTGCAAATACAAAGAGTTTATTAGATTCTAATTTAGAAGATGGTAAATATACTTCAGCGAAAGATAAAAATGTAATTGTCATTGGTGGAGGAGATACAGGAAATGACTGTGTTGGAACATCAATGAGACATGGATGTGCTTCACTTGTACAATTTGAGATTATGGATAAATTACCAGAGGGTAGAACTGCAAGTAATCCATGGCCACAATGGCCAAGAGTCTTAAAGGTAGACTATGGTCAAGAAGAATTTGAAGCTGTTTTCGGAAAAGATCCAAGAGAGTATGTAACTACAGTTAAAGAGTTTATTGGTGATGAAAATGGTAATGTTAAAGAAGCTATTACTGTAAATGTTAAATGGGAAAAGAATGAAACAGGAAGAATGATTCCTGTGGAAATTCCGGGTACAGAAAAAACTTGGAAAGCTGATTTAGTATTACTTGCTATGGGATTCGTAGGAAGTGAAAATACATTACCAAATACCTTCGGTGTAGAGCTAGATGCTAGAACAAATGTAAAGGCTGAATACGGTAAGTTTAAAACTAACGTAGATAAAGTTTTTGCAGCGGGAGATATGAGAAGAGGTCAATCGCTTGTAGTTTGGGCAATGAATGAAGGAAAAGCTTGTGCTGCTGAAGTAGATAAGTATTTAAATAAATAA
- a CDS encoding ROK family protein — MSKDYVIGIDLGGTKIYTAVVDLEGNIISEETVATNAAEGEQAVLNRILGTVETVLKNVDISNVKAIGIGSPGPLDVKNGIIVNSANLPFKNFNIVQPLKEKYKLPTFLDNDANVATLGEFMFGAGKGTENMVFVTASTGIGGGAVLNGKLYRGNTANALEIGHMTVMVDGPRCGCGNAGCAEALGSGTAIMKRGRDAASSNANTTLKNYSEVTSKEVFEEAAKGDRVSKEIVNTALSYLGIAVANIVNIFDPEKVVVGGGVTNAGQIVFDKIQEEVDNRCLKAISENCVIEKAVLGGKAGVLGAAALAIMEIK; from the coding sequence ATGTCAAAGGATTATGTAATTGGAATCGATTTGGGTGGAACAAAAATTTATACTGCAGTAGTTGATTTAGAAGGAAATATAATTTCAGAAGAAACTGTTGCTACAAATGCTGCAGAGGGTGAACAAGCTGTATTAAATAGAATATTAGGCACAGTAGAAACAGTATTAAAGAATGTTGATATAAGTAATGTAAAAGCTATTGGTATAGGATCACCAGGACCATTAGATGTTAAAAATGGAATTATTGTAAATTCAGCTAATCTTCCATTTAAGAATTTTAATATAGTACAACCTTTAAAGGAGAAGTATAAATTACCTACTTTTTTAGATAATGATGCTAATGTAGCTACTTTAGGTGAATTTATGTTTGGTGCAGGTAAGGGAACAGAAAATATGGTTTTTGTAACTGCAAGTACTGGAATTGGTGGCGGTGCTGTATTAAATGGAAAACTTTACAGAGGAAATACAGCCAATGCTTTAGAAATTGGTCACATGACAGTTATGGTTGATGGACCAAGATGTGGATGTGGAAATGCTGGTTGTGCAGAAGCTTTAGGATCAGGAACTGCTATAATGAAGAGAGGTAGAGATGCTGCAAGCAGTAATGCCAATACTACATTAAAAAATTATTCTGAAGTTACATCAAAAGAAGTATTTGAAGAAGCAGCTAAAGGTGATAGAGTTTCTAAAGAAATAGTAAACACAGCATTATCATATTTAGGTATTGCTGTAGCAAATATAGTAAACATTTTTGATCCAGAAAAAGTAGTAGTTGGTGGTGGTGTTACTAACGCAGGACAAATAGTATTTGATAAAATTCAAGAAGAAGTTGATAATAGATGTTTAAAAGCTATAAGCGAAAATTGCGTTATTGAAAAGGCGGTTTTAGGGGGAAAAGCAGGAGTATTAGGAGCCGCTGCATTAGCTATTATGGAAATAAAATAG
- a CDS encoding LacI family DNA-binding transcriptional regulator, whose protein sequence is MKVTIKDVAKEAEVAPSTVSRVLSDNPKISDETKLRVQKAIKKLKYRPNAIARSLANSKTRTLGVVLDSEAEDLFANPFFMQAMKGMSICAQSMGYYIMYAFSKKGDEEFESLTDFCTSGLVDGIVLLRVVEDDKIVNFLKERDFPFVVIGRPDDEKNSMWVDNDNFSATYDVVHKLIEKGHRDIGFIGGKGQMNVSKYRLKGYKAALRDADIAIDNDIICEMNNFDEEQGYIAIKQILSKRKVTAIVASDDLLAFGVNKALKEEGIEDVALVGFNNIPLGEFQDPPLSSIDINASDLGYYAAKLLIDKLEGEILTKLNHIVSTNFIERESFK, encoded by the coding sequence ATGAAAGTTACAATAAAGGATGTAGCAAAAGAAGCTGAAGTGGCACCTTCTACTGTATCTAGGGTGTTATCTGATAACCCTAAGATAAGTGATGAGACAAAACTTAGGGTTCAAAAAGCTATAAAAAAATTAAAGTATAGACCTAATGCTATTGCTAGAAGTTTAGCTAATAGCAAAACAAGAACATTAGGTGTCGTATTAGATAGTGAGGCGGAAGACTTATTTGCAAATCCATTTTTTATGCAAGCAATGAAGGGAATGAGTATATGTGCTCAATCTATGGGATACTACATAATGTATGCTTTTAGTAAAAAAGGTGATGAAGAATTTGAATCGTTAACGGATTTTTGTACAAGTGGTCTAGTAGATGGAATTGTTTTATTAAGAGTAGTTGAAGATGATAAAATAGTTAATTTTTTAAAAGAGAGGGATTTTCCTTTTGTAGTAATTGGTAGACCAGATGATGAAAAAAATTCTATGTGGGTAGACAATGATAATTTTTCTGCTACCTATGATGTAGTACATAAATTGATAGAAAAAGGGCATAGGGACATAGGGTTTATTGGTGGAAAAGGTCAAATGAATGTTTCGAAATATAGATTGAAAGGCTATAAAGCTGCATTAAGAGATGCAGATATTGCTATAGATAATGATATTATTTGTGAGATGAATAATTTTGATGAAGAACAGGGATATATAGCTATAAAACAAATTCTTTCAAAGAGAAAAGTCACAGCTATAGTAGCTAGTGATGATTTATTGGCATTTGGGGTCAATAAAGCATTAAAAGAAGAAGGAATAGAAGATGTTGCGTTGGTAGGTTTTAATAATATACCATTAGGAGAATTTCAAGATCCACCATTGTCATCAATAGATATAAATGCTTCTGATTTAGGATATTATGCAGCAAAATTACTTATTGATAAATTAGAAGGAGAAATTTTAACAAAATTAAATCATATCGTATCTACAAATTTTATTGAGAGAGAATCTTTTAAATAA
- a CDS encoding endonuclease/exonuclease/phosphatase family protein, giving the protein MKLLTVNCHSWQESDQEKKIEILANRIKKEQYDVITLQEVSQLIKSDIIFENIKQDNYLVVLNETLKKIGCNNYSFVWDYSHIGYDIYEEGIGILTRHPIVNTESFFISQGEDRNYWKTRKILKATINLDGTETDFYTCHLGWWKDEEEPFKYQADKLLSKDSKDRLSFFMGDFNNNANVRNEGYDYLISQGLKDTFTLADTKDSGVTVKGKIDGWEKNKIDMRLDIIFANREISVKNSSVVFNGDNEEVVSDHYGVEVTI; this is encoded by the coding sequence ATGAAGTTATTAACAGTTAACTGCCATTCATGGCAAGAATCTGATCAAGAAAAGAAGATAGAGATACTAGCTAATAGAATAAAAAAAGAGCAGTATGATGTTATTACTCTTCAAGAAGTTAGCCAATTAATAAAATCAGATATAATTTTTGAAAATATAAAGCAGGATAATTACTTAGTTGTTTTAAATGAAACATTAAAAAAGATAGGATGTAATAATTATAGCTTTGTGTGGGATTATTCCCACATAGGCTATGATATATATGAAGAAGGTATAGGTATACTAACTAGACATCCAATTGTAAACACTGAAAGTTTCTTTATATCTCAAGGTGAAGATAGAAACTATTGGAAAACTAGAAAAATATTAAAGGCAACTATTAATTTAGATGGTACTGAAACAGATTTTTATACTTGTCATTTAGGATGGTGGAAAGATGAAGAAGAACCATTTAAATATCAAGCTGATAAACTTCTAAGTAAAGATTCAAAAGATAGATTATCATTCTTCATGGGTGATTTTAATAATAATGCCAACGTTAGAAATGAAGGCTATGATTATCTAATATCACAAGGATTAAAAGACACATTTACTCTTGCGGATACAAAAGATTCAGGTGTTACTGTAAAAGGTAAAATTGATGGATGGGAAAAAAATAAAATTGATATGAGACTTGATATTATATTTGCTAATAGAGAGATATCAGTAAAAAATTCATCAGTAGTATTTAATGGAGATAATGAAGAAGTTGTTTCAGACCACTATGGGGTAGAAGTAACTATATAA